Proteins co-encoded in one Synergistaceae bacterium genomic window:
- a CDS encoding GTP-binding protein: MAKEKFDRNKPHLNIGTIGHIDHGKTTLTAAITKCLATQKLADFTAYDMIDKAPEERERGITINIAHVEYQTDKRHYAHIDCPGHADYIKNMITGAAQMDGAILVVSAADGPMPQTREHVLLARQVNVPALVVFMNKTDQVDDPELL, encoded by the coding sequence ATGGCGAAGGAAAAATTTGATCGCAACAAGCCGCATTTGAATATCGGCACGATCGGGCATATCGATCACGGTAAGACCACGTTGACGGCGGCGATTACGAAATGCCTCGCGACGCAGAAGCTGGCGGACTTCACGGCCTATGATATGATCGACAAGGCCCCGGAGGAGCGCGAGCGCGGAATCACGATCAACATTGCCCACGTGGAGTATCAGACGGATAAGCGTCATTACGCCCATATCGACTGCCCCGGCCACGCGGACTACATCAAAAACATGATCACGGGCGCGGCTCAGATGGACGGCGCGATCCTGGTGGTAAGCGCGGCTGACGGCCCCATGCCCCAGACCCGCGAGCACGTGTTGCTGGCCCGCCAGGTCAACGTTCCCGCTCTGGTGGTGTTCATGAACAAGACGGACCAGGTGGACGACCCCGAACTTCT